CTataattttcgttttttatttctttttttgttcttaatttaAAGAGGGGGTGGGAGACTATGAGGGGTGATGGAGCTGCGGAGGAGGGAACCGAATCCAGCGGTGGAGGGGGAGTCATCGTCAACGTCCGGTGCTCCAACGGCTCTAAGTTTTCCGTTCAGATTGGGCTGGACTCCTCCGTCAGATCATTCAAGGACGCTCTGGCTCAGAAGTGTGATATACCGTCCGATCAACAGAGGCTGATTTACAAGGGTCGGATCCTCAAGGACGATCAGACCCTTCAAAGTTACGGTACGTACCCGTTTCTCCGTTTCTGATCgatcttattattatttatggtTTATGAATGCAAGATTTAGTTTGTTGAATACGATGATGATTTTGGGCGTTTACTTCCTGATCGAATTCTGAGGAATAGCAGTGAATTGTTTCTTGGGTATcaagttttgttctgatcttagGTTATCAGAGAAAGGTTTAGGGGATATTCTTCATTTATAGAAAACTTGAGCAGGAAGCAATCACATTCACATATAGAGTGAAGCGTTTTCATTACTTACATGCGATATTGATGATTTCTCGAGGCGCCAGTCTGGAGAGATCTCGTTAGGGAGTGTGATTgttatttggattgagaatgGATAGATtgttattacttatcaaaaaaaaagaatggataGATTGTTATTTCAGAAAGTTAAATGCTAATGGTTATCTAGCAGGCATGGTGGGGTCTTATGGATTAGAGGGGTTTGTGCCCTGGCTAAAACGACCTAGACCAAGGATTGAATTACAGTGAATCCTAAAGGTGGCAACTGGTCTGAAAGTATATGGGGAAATGTCCTTCTCTTGTCACATTGGAGTGGCAAGTGCTTTACCCTCCTTTAGAGTCTCTGGCATGTAAACTGGCTTTCGTTGGATTTCCTTGTAACCGcttggtaaaaaataataggCCAAGTAATACATttctgaatttttctttttttttaaagaaaaaatgtattCATTCTAGGGTTAGTGTGGGAAACCTGCTTGATTTATTTGCTTATTAGCCTTGATAGTTTTgcttgcttaattttttttgggtaaatccCAGGTCTTTTATATGAAATACTTGACTGTAGCCAGCACAGAGAATTTGTATATTTTATCTATTGAAATAGAGATGGTAAGAGAGGAAGTCATAGGATCTCAGTTAAAGGGTACAACTGCCCATTTTCAAGAGTTTTGCtcttgagatttttgttgaattgaccatattttttgtttgtggtttATAGGCTTGGAAGCAGATCATACTGTGCACTTAGTTCGTGGTTTTGCACCAGCTGCTGCATCCGCCAATGCTGCTGGTGGAACCAATCCTGGAGGTCCAACTACCACTCAAAGTAATACCAGAAGTGTTGGTTCAAATGAAGGTGAGGCAATGGGAGGAGCTGGTTTTGGAGCTTCACTATTTCCTGGACTCGGTATTAATGGGATGGATGGTGGTGCTGGTGGTTTGTTTGGAGCTGGATTTCCAGATTTTGAACAAGTGCAACAACAGCTGACTCGGAACCCGAACATAATGAGAGAAATAATGAATATGCCTGTTGTTCAGAACCTAATGAATAACCCTGATGTAATGCGGAACTTGATTATGAGTAATCCTCAAATGCGTGAAATCATTGATCAAAACCCTGAGCTAGCACATGTACTTAATGATCCCAGCACTCTCCGTCAGACACTTGAAGCTGCAAGAAACCCGGAGCTCATGCGTGAGATGATGCGCAACACTGATAGAGCAATGAGCAATATTGAATCTTCTCCTGAGGGATTCAATATGCTGAGGCGCATGTATGAAAATGTTCAGGAGCCATTCCTGAATGCAACAACAATGGCTGGGAATACCGGAAACGATAATGTGAATCCATTTGCAGCTCTTTTGGGGACCCAAGGTGGGGAGCAGGCCATAAATCCATCCAGTACATCACCAACCGCTGGTTCTGAGACGACCGCTGGATCTCCTGCTCCCAACACTAACCCACTTCCAAATCCTTGGACAGCTACTGCCAGTAAGATTTCACTCTcttactctcttttttcttcatgATGCTCTGGTATTGAAGTAGTGCAGCTGTAAAAACTTATTATTGGGGAGGTTTTGGTTTTGAAGCATATTAGATTGAACCTTTATGTTCTCTTTCTTCTGATAGCAATATCCTGATGCTATACAGATGTTAAGCTTAACTAATCTACAAACGGCAAAAAGAGACATGTTTGTAACTTTTTCCACAAAGCTATAACCTTTGGCCTTAATcccttatatttatttatttttcttgaattatccCTTTGACAAATTCTGATACCAATATATGAAGAAGTTGCATGTCTGGTATTTAATTTCTTAGTGATTTGGTGAGATGCCCTTTATAATCATCTATAAATGTTTCTGAAAGTACTCTAATCTTTTTCTTCAGCTGACCCAAAATGAGATTTCTTTGTACCAACTTTGTTTTCTAGTGTTCAAAGATGTTGAATACCAATAAATGGGTAACACAATAATGTGAATCTAGCAGCTGGAGGTGCCCAAACAAACACCACGCGGTCAACTCCTATTGAGGATGCTAGGGCACAGGCACCTGCTGGCTTAGGTGGACTTGGTCTTCCGGGGCTTGAAGGCATGCTTGGTGCAATGCCGGATGCCACTTCAGTCAATCAGTTGTTGCAAAATCCAGCCATTTCGCAGATGATGCAAAGCATCCTTTCCAACCCTCAATATATGAATCAGGTATTTAGTTATTATGCTACTATTCAGGATCTCACTAGATCATCACCAATGACATTGTTTGCTTCACCATCATTCAGTATAAGTTGTGCTTCAAGTGAACTTACTTGTCTAACATTACTCAACTTTCAGATTATTGCTCTCAATCCCCAGATGCGCAGCTTCCTTGATTCCAATTCTCAATTAAGGGAAATGATGCAAAACCCAGAAGTTCTTCGCCAGTTGACTTCTCCTGAAACAATGCAGGTACATAAATTTAAAGTTCTGCAGCTGTAACACATGTCCTTGcacagtctctctctctctctctctctctctctctctcttaacaCTCTCACCCACACCCACATGCATGCACAATGACGCCTAACCATCCATTCCCACACTTATGCACATTGTCATATTTCTTCTAGTTTTTTACTAACAGTAATGAGACTCGTATGGCATGAATGATGGCTGGCTTGGGAAATAATGCTTGTTTTTCTACTCCAGTAATTTTGAACTATAAGTTCTCTATGGTGAGAAGCTGAAGCCCACtcattgatttttgtttgcttCTTATTCTCTCTATCTACCCTCTCATGCAGCAACTGTTGACTTTTCAACAAGCTCTTCTGTCTCGGCTTGGTCAGCAACAATCAACACAGTAAGTGATGACATTGCTCGTTTTCTTTTGTTGATTGGTAACAACACTAAAAAAAAGTGCCAAAAGTAGGCGCAACAGGTAAGCACAAAGTATTTAAGTGAGAACTCCTAAAAGGAAGATCAACAATGGCTAGGATTATCTAAGAAATCTTGAAAAAATCCAAAGTAGAAGAAGCCAACCCTTAAAGCCTTGAGAGTATGATCATCTAAATGTGCTTCAACATATGCATAGAAAGTTcattacctttaaaaaaaaaatctctaagtTATCTTTAGAAAGTTCGTTACCTTTATAATCAAAATATAGGGCATATTCCAGGTACGTTTTTTCCAGGGGGGGCAAAATATCGAAATCATAAAATCTTTAGGGggccttttttttcattttactccCAAAAATTTTGGGgacttttttgtcattttactaATGGGTGCTCcctcaaaaaaaattctagccCAACCCAGGTAGACCGAGTTCCTGCCATATCCCGGTTAGATTCTAATTTGATCCTTGTATTTGACATAGTCCCAATTTTGCCCtagaaaatttttatttggagcAAATGTGGCTTTTCTTGATGTTTGCCACATGATCAATCTTTGTAATGGCGTCATTAGTTTGATGGAAAAATAGAGTACATGGctcaaaattaaaagttttaaagataaaattgGAAGTTTTTGAATTCTAGGGACTAAACTAGAAATTACCCCATATTTCAAAGACTGGAAGTATagtttagtgttttctttttctaaatgcTCCACACTAGACAAAGCTAGGGACCTCTCCAAACTCaaagcttctttttcttcaaaaatgCGATTTGATAGTTAATGTATTGCTTTGTTCGATTAGTTATAATTGATTTCTGCTCTTAGTTTTCTATTGATTTGTTGCATTTTGCAGGGAACAGGGTCAGACTGGTGGAGGTACAGGTATGCAAGTGAATCTTTGAACTTCTGTTGCTTCTTTGGCCAGTCTTCTATTAGTAATGATAATATGATTGGTAACTCTAGGAATGTAGTGCTTGCGTGGGGATGTCCTCAAATTATTGGTTCCTCTCGGGAACATCCAAATATAACTACATTATCACATCGGTTGGACATCTGCCTATACAAATGGGTTTCCTGAGTTATATGGGGTACCTCATAGAGCTAAAAGTTCCTGCATGTTAAATTCTGAGTCAGTAGAGTTCTATTTCAATTCTATAACAAGGAATttgttaagatttatttttgtGGGTAGGAATTCTATAAATGAAGGTAGATGGTTTTGTGTCCTCATTTCGTTGAGGATTATCAAACCTGTCATGGAGAGAGATGGTTTGTTAAGATTGTTCTGCTTTAGGAAGTTCTATTGCTGTATGATATGGGGAAAAAAGATggcaaaaaatgtttttcttttcttccccacAATTTATGTAATCGTTTTTGCTATGGGTGTTCTGTTAATGTGCTCATAATAGCAGGACCATTGAACAACACGGGGTTGGAGATGTTGATGAACATGTTTGGTGGACTTGGGGCTGGCAGCCTGGCTGTTCCCAACATATCTAATGGTTACTATACTcatctttctattttcttttcttctttattctttccTCTATGGATATCTTTATTTACTTCCGTTTGGATGATTTTGTTTATCTTTCCAGTGCCACCAGAAGAACTCTATGCCACTCAGCTGTTGCAGCTTCAAGAAATGGGTTTCTTTGACACACAAGAGAATATACGGGCCTTGATTGCCACTGCAGGTAATGTTCATGCTGCGGTGGAGCGACTTTTGGGGAACTCAGGCCAGTAGTTTCTTATAGTTATATTATCCATTTTTATCCGATTAGTGTCTGCCATGTTGATTTCTGAGATTGGTCGCTTTGGGCCTCGGTTGTATGCAAGTACCCATCTTGGGTACAATTAAGTATGAATTATATCCACATTATGTTAGCAAGAGCTGCAAAATTGGTGTAGGTTATCAACATtgtacttctctctctctctcaagagtTTTGGCAGGCCCGAGTTTCTTGTACATTCTTAATGTTAAGATGTGACTTGTGACGATATGAGTTGTTTGCCACATTTGTCAACTTTATTGGAATTTATGACATTTTTGTTATAATtgtcatcattttttttcaatgacaAAATTTTACCAGCTGGTAATTCTTACTTCTGCAATGCCAATTTTTGGTTCTTTGTTGTGTTTGTTCTGTCGTCGCTAAGTGATTTGTCTGGATTTTGTGAAAACTGAGGAAGATGAAGGGGTCTGACCCACTTGCCCTGGGCATCCTGGGGTGTAGATCCTTTTTGCTCAGGGCAAGTGAGCTCTTCTGCCCTCTCTTGGCTGCCTGGACTATAATTTGGATATCCAAATTGCAGGGGATCTTAATCCCGTTACGTGACAAATGCAATGGGCTTTTCTCTACTTGAGGGATATCTTTGAAGTTTCAATGGAATCAACCTGTTGCCCCAGGCTTGGAATTTGTCTGATACCACATCCACAAGACCATTTTTCACTTTGAACTCCTATACGTCTATACCTacgattgtttttttttcctttccccaTTGGCTAGGGTATGGATGTCTTCCTGTGCACAGCTTTGTTACAGGAAAGCCAATTAAGATCCATGGTAGTGACTGCAAAAGATGGAAAGTATGGATGTCTTCTTGGTTGATGGCTAGGGAGACGGGGGAGAGGATGATCTTGAGCCAGTGCCAAAATATACAAGTATCAACAATGAGAATTTTACATAATATGGTATTATCTCGGAACAATTTCTGCCAGTCTACAATCTCATGTGAGAGGAAAAAAGCAGAAAAacctttatttaaaaaaaaaaaaattaacacacgAGACACCAAGATAACTCCGAGATCCTCCCacaaacttaaaaagaaaaccaaaattaaataCTTCATAATCCTCTCATAAAAAGACAACCACTGTGTCCTAGCAAATGGCATGGTAAACATTGCTCAGCCATCAGGATACTAACTGAAGGCCACAATGGGATTCTAAAAGAATACTAAAGTGAAAAATCTTATATATTGAACTTGAAATGAATAAGAAAAGGTCTATGGAACCATCCACCTACAAATCTGCGAAAAAACTGGTTGAACTGCTAAAATCATTTCCATTACTTGCACTTTTTCTCTTGGTACCTGAAAGATGAAACATTCAATCAAATACACATGTAGACGCCCTCTGATCCCAATAATAAATGGTTTGGTCGATAGTATTTGAAAGACAAGCCAGAATGATCATTTATCAGGTTCAACTAGAATGTTCATCGTCCAAACATGCACCAGCAAAAAGTTAAGATGCATGAAAAAAACCGCAACCTGAATTGCAAATTAGAAAGCATGCGTATTGCACAATCAAATCCTAACTCTCCTAGTGAATGACTCTACTTATTGTTTGCTTCTATAAATCTGTCACAAATGCATATGCACTCAGTAACCCAAACAACAATATCTAAATGTACAAAGCCTTAAGCTGCAGCCCCAGCCCCAGGACCCCTAAATAAATCCTTTTATCAGGATTAGAACATGATTATTCaggaaaatctttttttttttttttgataagtattatTCAGGAAAATCTTATTTTATCAAATCCTTTAGGAGAAATGTTTTtgaacaatatttaaatgaattgGTTGAAAATAAATCTGATTAAAGTAATTTCTAATGAAGTATGTAAAGAATCATTGAAGCAAGATCAGTAGGCCCACTCATCCAGCAGTATTGCTTATCACACTATCGTTCAATAGGTGAAAGAAGTCAGATATATTTGATCACATGAAATTCTGCAAGAGACCAGGTATACCTTTATTATTCTTTGGAAGACTAGTTTCCGTTTTCATCTCATCACTATCACTGTGTGCAATATCTGCCTCACTTGTTACAGTTTTTCCAGAACCTATCAATATATCATGCAAATCCCATAGCTGCATGAAACAAAAAAGTACAGTCGATATGAAGCTTATAATACAACGAACATACAGCATCATCTTTCAAATATGTATTCCTACATGTTAAAGCTACTAGTTTGCAATAAAATTAAGATTACTTTGACAAACTTTTTGTCGCCTAAGGTAGTACAAAAACAACTGCAACGTAACATAACACATTGAACCATTAGGTCAGATGATAATCCAtttgaccccccccccccccccccccccccccttctctccTCTTTTGTGTTTCAAATACTTCAAGAAACTGTTGCCCTATATGAATTTCCAATTATGCAATATCCAATGAACTTGATCCCTTTTCCTGTCATCTGCATACCCACTCGCGTAATGCATATA
Above is a genomic segment from Alnus glutinosa chromosome 12, dhAlnGlut1.1, whole genome shotgun sequence containing:
- the LOC133851626 gene encoding ubiquitin domain-containing protein DSK2b-like isoform X3 is translated as MRGDGAAEEGTESSGGGGVIVNVRCSNGSKFSVQIGLDSSVRSFKDALAQKCDIPSDQQRLIYKGRILKDDQTLQSYGLEADHTVHLVRGFAPAAASANAAGGTNPGGPTTTQSNTRSVGSNEGEAMGGAGFGASLFPGLGINGMDGGAGGLFGAGFPDFEQVQQQLTRNPNIMREIMNMPVVQNLMNNPDVMRNLIMSNPQMREIIDQNPELAHVLNDPSTLRQTLEAARNPELMREMMRNTDRAMSNIESSPEGFNMLRRMYENVQEPFLNATTMAGNTGNDNVNPFAALLGTQGGEQAINPSSTSPTAGSETTAGSPAPNTNPLPNPWTATATGGAQTNTTRSTPIEDARAQAPAGLGGLGLPGLEGMLGAMPDATSVNQLLQNPAISQMMQSILSNPQYMNQIIALNPQMRSFLDSNSQLREMMQNPEVLRQLTSPETMQQLLTFQQALLSRLGQQQSTQEQGQTGGGTAGPLNNTGLEMLMNMFGGLGAGSLAVPNISNVPPEELYATQLLQLQEMGFFDTQENIRALIATAGNVHAAVERLLGNSGQ
- the LOC133851626 gene encoding ubiquitin domain-containing protein DSK2b-like isoform X1, producing the protein MRGDGAAEEGTESSGGGGVIVNVRCSNGSKFSVQIGLDSSVRSFKDALAQKCDIPSDQQRLIYKGRILKDDQTLQSYGLEADHTVHLVRGFAPAAASANAAGGTNPGGPTTTQSNTRSVGSNEGEAMGGAGFGASLFPGLGINGMDGGAGGLFGAGFPDFEQVQQQLTRNPNIMREIMNMPVVQNLMNNPDVMRNLIMSNPQMREIIDQNPELAHVLNDPSTLRQTLEAARNPELMREMMRNTDRAMSNIESSPEGFNMLRRMYENVQEPFLNATTMAGNTGNDNVNPFAALLGTQGGEQAINPSSTSPTAGSETTAGSPAPNTNPLPNPWTATATAGGAQTNTTRSTPIEDARAQAPAGLGGLGLPGLEGMLGAMPDATSVNQLLQNPAISQMMQSILSNPQYMNQIIALNPQMRSFLDSNSQLREMMQNPEVLRQLTSPETMQQLLTFQQALLSRLGQQQSTQEQGQTGGGTAGPLNNTGLEMLMNMFGGLGAGSLAVPNISNVPPEELYATQLLQLQEMGFFDTQENIRALIATAGNVHAAVERLLGNSGQ
- the LOC133851626 gene encoding ubiquitin domain-containing protein DSK2b-like isoform X2, translated to MRGDGAAEEGTESSGGGGVIVNVRCSNGSKFSVQIGLDSSVRSFKDALAQKCDIPSDQQRLIYKGRILKDDQTLQSYGLEADHTVHLVRGFAPAAASANAAGGTNPGGPTTTQSNTRSVGSNEGEAMGGAGFGASLFPGLGINGMDGGAGGLFGAGFPDFEQVQQQLTRNPNIMREIMNMPVVQNLMNNPDVMRNLIMSNPQMREIIDQNPELAHVLNDPSTLRQTLEAARNPELMREMMRNTDRAMSNIESSPEGFNMLRRMYENVQEPFLNATTMAGNTGNDNVNPFAALLGTQGGEQAINPSSTSPTAGSETTAGSPAPNTNPLPNPWTATATAGGAQTNTTRSTPIEDARAQAPAGLGGLGLPGLEGMLGAMPDATSVNQLLQNPAISQMMQSILSNPQYMNQIIALNPQMRSFLDSNSQLREMMQNPEVLRQLTSPETMQQLLTFQQALLSRLGQQQSTQEQGQTGGGTGPLNNTGLEMLMNMFGGLGAGSLAVPNISNVPPEELYATQLLQLQEMGFFDTQENIRALIATAGNVHAAVERLLGNSGQ
- the LOC133851626 gene encoding ubiquitin domain-containing protein DSK2b-like isoform X4, whose translation is MRGDGAAEEGTESSGGGGVIVNVRCSNGSKFSVQIGLDSSVRSFKDALAQKCDIPSDQQRLIYKGRILKDDQTLQSYGLEADHTVHLVRGFAPAAASANAAGGTNPGGPTTTQSNTRSVGSNEGEAMGGAGFGASLFPGLGINGMDGGAGGLFGAGFPDFEQVQQQLTRNPNIMREIMNMPVVQNLMNNPDVMRNLIMSNPQMREIIDQNPELAHVLNDPSTLRQTLEAARNPELMREMMRNTDRAMSNIESSPEGFNMLRRMYENVQEPFLNATTMAGNTGNDNVNPFAALLGTQGGEQAINPSSTSPTAGSETTAGSPAPNTNPLPNPWTATATGGAQTNTTRSTPIEDARAQAPAGLGGLGLPGLEGMLGAMPDATSVNQLLQNPAISQMMQSILSNPQYMNQIIALNPQMRSFLDSNSQLREMMQNPEVLRQLTSPETMQQLLTFQQALLSRLGQQQSTQEQGQTGGGTGPLNNTGLEMLMNMFGGLGAGSLAVPNISNVPPEELYATQLLQLQEMGFFDTQENIRALIATAGNVHAAVERLLGNSGQ